The Theobroma cacao cultivar B97-61/B2 chromosome 1, Criollo_cocoa_genome_V2, whole genome shotgun sequence genome contains the following window.
TGGAAACTGCAGTGACAAAGAATTACAAAATCTATCTAAATGTGGAGTTTTTTCTGTACGCTTTTTATCATACAGCAATCAGCTAATACAAACAAGGTTCAAAGACGTACTAAGCTATCACTATGGCCAAATAAATTTTGCACTCCAGTGTATCACACTTGAATGGCATGTGAATTTAAACTAAAACAATGATGCAATCTACACAATCAGTAACTTTATTCTCTTAACCATCCCATATCTCCACCACCTATCAATCATACAAACTGCCCAAACAATCACAGCTTCGATACAACATCAAAATTAGTTATTCCAATCCAAAGTCCTTATAATTAGAAGCATCAAATCGGAACAAGTAAATTCTAACCAGAGCCAACAAAGATACTTATATTTATATCAAGACCAGAAAACCAATCAAAATCAACTCAAAACATTCATTAAAACAAAACCATCCACTAAATTAGGAACAATAACAAATAGTCTTTCTAAATCCTTGATGTTGCTACTAAAATTAAGACATTTTAACACATCAAAAAGATACCCAGAATGGGAACATACAAAACTCTTCTTCCAATCATAGCCATCAGATTTAATCACCCTTTTTCCTAAAAGAGCATCCCTCGGTGAGTCTAGCTCTACCACCAGTAGGCTGGCATAGAACCGTCTGGCAGTTACCACACACCACCACAGTTTGAGAGTGGCTAAATACGGTCGTTCTGCAAAAAGAGTACAAAcacacaaattaaaaaatgaaatatattaataattatctatttaaaactaTAAATCTAAAATCCAATTTAAACTTACATGTTGAAGCAGCCTTGACATTTAACATCCTTAAAAGAGAGCAAAACCGAACCAAGTTAATCCACCATGTACAACAAATCATGATAcgaaaataaggaaaaaaaggtTAAATACCAATATATATTACCATGAAGAAGGAATTGGGAGACTGAACGAGACGCTTGAGCTTGTGCTTCTTCTTCTCAAGCTCCACTGGAGGATTCAACAAATCAATGTCGTTTTGGAGAACCTAAACAACAGCCCAAATAAGATTATAACGGTTAAacataacaagaaaaaatacGAACAAAGCCTGAAAATGAAGTAACGCGAACTGAATCGCTGATATCGAACGTGGAGTGTAAGAGGAAAAGATGAGCGGCTTTGAGATTACCATGGTCGCAGTGGAGAGGAGATGCGCCGCTAGGGTCTTGAAGCTGAGGAGTTAAACCtttgaagagagaaagagctTAGAAGGATTTTAGGGTTTCGTTTCTTGGGCCTTTTGTTGGACTTTTAGTACCAAGACGTGGATTATAATTTGAAGGAGCTAAGAtgtttattaatgaaataaattaataaaattttgaattccaTTTAAGgaaatattattattgtgTATTTAATTGGCTAGGAGTGTTGCGATCGATATTTGAAACTCGTATTTCTTGAGTAATTCAAACTTAAGGGAGTTTTATTATAGTGCATCagtttaacttttttttagtGTTAAATTAGCATAATTAAAGTCATTGACTAATGGTGggttttttattctaagaacAAATATAGTTCAACCTTGAACATTAAAAAACAATTCCACATTTCAATTAAGAATAGCTTTGCTACTTggattgaaattaattaaggttttAGCTAGTTactaaacattaaaattgatCTTAAAAAGAGTTCAAAGATCTATGGAAAGGAAATGGATAAGAACTGattatttactttaaaaagAGTCTAATAATAAGGggattatgattaaaataataaaaataaaatggatgtATGTGTGTTttctaatataaaaaaaaactaaaaaaacaaatttaataaataaagagttaGGCTTTGGATAGGATATTAAAAGCCTAGAATATCCGATTCAATCTAGTTCAAAGAACAtgttatattaataaataatatttttaattaaaaacatgacacataaatttttttttaaattcatattcgcaattatcattatttttgtcCTCCCTTCTCAGATTTCGAACCATTTCAGAGAATGAAGATATTGGTTTGGGATTTTTGACCCATGGGGCTAAGCAATAGAAATTTTGTGTTGATAACGAGAGAGATTGGTGAAATAAACTGCTAGCAATAATGTCTATGGACTGTGGTGgtagttttatatatatagagagataTAGACTAATACGGAAAAGTTGAATGACAAAAGAATAATAGGAAACAAGCAACTACTATTAGAACTAGCTATTCACACGTTCAATCCCAGCTCTTCATGACAATGGAAAATTGTTTGTAATCGTCAAGTGCTTTGCTGCTGGTATCATTCTAGCAACAGGTTTTAGGCACATCCTACGGGCTTCCTTCGACATGTTATTCGTCTAGTTGCTTGAAAGAGAACCCATGGCACAAGTTTCCTTCACAGAGTATGTGGCAATGTTATCTGCAATACTGACTTGCGACAGTGACTTTAATGGTGGATTCCATGCCTACATCAATATACAGCAAGAAATGCAGCTCTGTGGCTATCACAGAGTGAACCAAAATTCGCAACTCCAAAACCtacaaaacatataaattatcaaaattaatactaataatgtcaaattaatttctatgtattgaaatttgatcaaatatcAGTCTGATGACCATTCATATCTTAAGGCTTAAgctaaagaaaagaatttaaaattacttCCACCAATTTTCTGCAATATGATTTACTAAACAGGAAAAACTTAGACATCTTTAGTTTATACAAAAATTACCTGAGAGACTACTCGGTGTCGAAGAAGCTCAAATGAACCGGAGTGATCAACCAAAGAAACTGAGTCCTGAGGATGGCCATGAGTTGCATGAGTATGAATATGCACGTGCCTTTCATGTTCCCCTGTTTTCTCTTCATCGCCGTCAATCTGTTGGTTCTTACTAGAGTGAGACTTGGTATAGTGAGAAGTAGTAAATACATCAACCATCAATGTAGCAATCGCAGAAGCCATAGCCACCAATCCGGCGAACGTAAAGTTCCCTCAAGGATTTTCATTGAGACAAGGAGATGTTaatctgttttctttttcatgaaTCCCCTTGGGAATCTAGGTGGAAACTGGACTGAAAGAAAATTTGGAGAGGGGATAGGGATTTAATCAGACAGATTATGGTGAGGGGCTTGGGTTCGTGTGCGTGATTTTTGCTCTAGCCTCGGATCAGTATTTGGGAACGAACTACTGTTAAGGGGCTGTTGTTTTTATCTTTAGGCAGCATTCGTCCCCAAGGTCTGGCGGGTTTGAGGAGAGGGGAAGTGGGGAATTAGGTGGGTCATGAGATTTTGTGAGGTTCTTCTCTCTGTGATGTGTGTTTAATGTGTCATGAGCAATATCATGTAAATAGGGTGGCTAGAAAGGTTAGGAATTTTGCAAGGAAACGCAAGAGGGATGACTGCTCTTCAGAGTGAgattcttcttcatcttctggCAATTCAGGAAGGTTCTTCATAAATAATATTGAGCAAAAATTCCGTCAAGCTCAACTGCTTGGAAAAACAAACACGTTTGGCGTGAAAGGAATGATGAGATAGGAGTGAGGGAGGTGGTATTGGATTTAGCGTGTGAGCAGTTAGGCAGTGTTTAGTTTGCTTTGGTGAATCAAGGTATAAGGTGTGAGCAGTTTTAGCGGTTAGGGGGGTGTTTAGTTTGCTTTAGTGTCCTCAcaagattaatttgttttcattcCGACAGGAATTCCGTATTGAATTAGATGTCTTGACAAGAGCTGCAGGGATGTCATTGATTCTCTCGGCTGGTTCTACAATTGCGAGCTTGGGCTGAGCTTTGTTTATGACTCCAACTTGTCCCAATTATCTCAAAATTGGGCCCTATTGGTATTGggttttttttgtgttttactTTGTACTTGTTTGgtcttacttttttttagtttatttaatatttttttaaataataaattttttttaaaaaaagagtttttgaaAAAGCTCCTGTGAGGagcttttttttctcttcttttaaaaatgtaagaaaatttttatttttgtttcaaaaatatcctcatctgttaaatataattacaatattaccttttaaaaaaataccatttatgataattttaatcaaaattataacttataaaaaagaatttataaaaaaaaatttaccaaataattttagcttaattttaaaagttattatttttcataagagctttataatagtttttaaattaaaaaaaatctaaaccAAACAGGCTCTTTATGTACTTTTTAAAGTTCAGAGTTATTTGAATTATATGATTCAAAGTAATAAAATTacgtattttttttataaaaaatctagttaaatatttaaagttgAAGTTGATAGTGGACAAGCCAAATTTAAGTAACTAGTAAAGCAACTgaaattctttaattgttctatagtttttcttttaagaagAATGTTGCATCGATTTTAATACTTTGACCTTAATCTCAAATTCATATTCTAAAGATTTAGTGGGGCACCAATAAGCGAAATgtcttttatacttaattgtTGATGACAAAGCAACTGGGTTCACTTCCATCTCCTGTTAACCAGTAAGAGAACAAATGATTCCTTTGCATTTTCATTCATGTATGCTACCTAATAATTAAGCTATCACATTTTGCAACCACTAACGCAACATATATTAAAAAGGATGAATATagtatatttaatttcttttccacCTATTCCTAACTCAAGCTTTCTTGGCATCTTCCAATACTTCCACCTTCAAGTGAGACTTAGAAGGATCGAAAACTATCTCAAGACAAGCTATAAAGCGCAGGAGTTAGCATGAACCCttcttttttcacttctcatgAACCCAACGACCAACTTTTGATACCATGGATGAATGCAAGAGTGGGATGAATGTAGAGATAAGATTGGATGTAGACAATTTTGACAAGTGCCCACGCACTATTCTTTTTGTACTTGTCAGCTACTTGCACTTGCACAGCTACTGCAGTCATGTATAACTTTATGCTTCGTTAAATATGGTGGCTTCAATTGTCATCACTTGAATAATTCCCTGGGTGTCGACTTGACTTTCCTCCGTAagctcttgttttttttttccattctttTCGCGCAGTGGTTAATAGCTAGCGGATAAAACGTAGTAGTGGAAGTCGTTATGCATATACATGGCAAGTTGAGCTAGAGTCCTAAGGACTTTTAATGATTATGGATTCCTGCCCTTCCATTGGTGGCTCTTTCTCCGATTCCCATGGTGGGAACACAAAATCCCCTGTTCAGAATTATAAACACTTCTTGAATATGAATTTggaattattaattattaataaattattttcatgatCATTATTAcctattataattaattagtaaGACTCTATGCTGATTACTGTACCCATTAGTAGGTCGTATGCTAATTATTATAACTTGTTAGAAGAATCGTgtgttaaatattataatctATTAGCAAAGCTGTAGAACTAGTTTCAGGGTCAATCATTTCACTTTTCAAAAGTTATTTCATAACTCTTAAAACATTCTTAAAagtaatcaaaatttcatttcattgaTAAATCAATGCTCGTCAATAAACTAAAacattcataaaatattattcatcATATGAATAAATCAAAGTATTCATAAATCAATGTTCATTATTTGAATAAGttcaaaatagaaaataatcaTATGCTTGATCctattttcatatattaaaaataataaaataaaatactcaattcttttaaaatatatatatataccttaCCTCCCTTGAAAGTAAAGTGTGTGAGGATGTACTTACCTCCTTTCGTTCTAACAAACTCACTTCCtctcaaaataatcaaaagcctaataataataataataataataatttaaacataCTACCAGTAATCTAATTCTCTAAAATCTATTTATCACTTGAAATTATATAACATAACCAAATTCTTTTAAATCAGAAATTTGGACAACTTGCACATCATTCACTAAAATGACTATATCTTAAGCTATGAAACTTGAAATCGAGATTGGTTTAATGCATTGGAAACTATACTTAATAAGCTTTCTAACCATATAAATCGTAACACTTAGTTCACTATAGGAAAAGTGCAAAACACTTTCAAAAGTGCCTTTGGTGTTGCTATTAGGCAATTTGCATTCtctttacaaaagaaaaattcatatcTTTACGTAGTAAACTCAAAATCCACTTCCATTTAGTTCATCAGAAAGTAAACTCATGTAGCTTTTGAACCATATACAACTCAAATAGCAAAACTTCCATAAATCAATATAGAACCAGACTTAAAGTGACGGTACAGTATATGAAGCTCGATTCTTCTAGCAGATTTCCTTCTCAATTTTTATCCAAATCTTTCTAAATCAATCAAGTATTTTTCTGCTATTTAGAAAGAGAGTTTTTTTTACTTACCTTGTAATGGTGAATTTAGCAATGacctttaatttttattttccaaacttgttcttgaaaatttccaaatcTTACCGTACAgatatttttgtaaaattcactttaaaacatTTGTTTTCTCAACCAAATGAAAAGTGACTATTAAACTTAAGTGAGctatttatattaattctAGCTTATATTCTAATAAACCCTAAGTATAAGACTATGGTTTGGAtccaattatttttaattaacttgaAATGCTTATTTGTCACACTTTGATACAATGTAGATACATTAGCCCAAATGTCATTTGACCCGGAGTACTACACTTTCTCCGTTTCCATGGTGGGAACCCAAAAAACcttattcaaaattattaatactTCCTtctaaaatatgaatttagaacagtaattttgaaattaatttctttttatacaataatgaaaataaatgtaCATGGACATTGTGGAAGTTTACTAAAGATTGAATATATACGTggtaaaaattatatatatcaatGCTAATTTTTGCTGATTATGGAATTAACAAATCCTTATACCTCTTCCAAGCTTAATATAAtgattcaaaatcaaattgcatGAGAGAAGTGATATCATTTCATATCATTGTTGTCTTGGTAGGTGGAAAAAATTTTGCTAAGAATTTTTGAGTCAAATCATCCAAAGTACTAATAGAACTAGCAAGAAGCGAATTTAactagctttttttttttatctctcaaTGAAAAAGGGGAAAGCCTCAACCTTATGGTATCATTAATAACACCATTAGCATTGAATGTGTCacaaatttttagaaaatttacaatatgAACATTAAGATTATCACTAGACAAACTCCCAAACTGAACAGAAATTTAAATCATCTGAATGATTgttgatttaatttcaaagttgTTGACTTGAATAGTAGGTCTTTGGATACTAGAGTGGAGACCTTGTATAAGTGGGACAATATATTCCCTCAAAGATTTGGTCTCTTCCCCTTGTTGATCAACCATTGTTTTACTTGGAGTAGAAACTTGTTGATCTTTCCTCTAAAGTCTATGAAAAGTCATTTCAATTTCTAGATCAAAAGGAACTATTTCTAAATTTCGAGTTCTTCGCATACAATGATCAAAAGtacatgaaaaattaaagaaaagaaaagttttaattaagattaagaatgattggtattaatattaacaagaaagaattaaaaatcaattccctGACAACAACGCCAAAAACTTGCTGTTGATTTCTCAAGCAAGTGCATGTATcataaataagtaatataataatgaagtagagtatcgttctCGTAGAGAATCGTTTTAATTTCTATtgttaagtactaaaattgacacatcctaattttatccaaacaataaaaattaaattattaaaaaaattaaatttagcaaacttaaaaactaaaactaatataaaattattcagcaaaattattttattaaacttGATTGACTACCAGACCTAAGTTTATGATATTTCTCAATATTTCATCTGAATGTtgtgtctctctctcttaacttcgtttaatgaattaagttactaacctagagtcttaatttatttacaagtctctatcaatgttttcataaaaatatcttattgaTTAACTTATtctatgtctatgcaaattaaattgaagaaagattcattaagttcatgctCTAATCCTGACTACATATGACTTaaaggtgtatgtctaccctatatgcaaatcaaaccacgtaatcaactaagtgtattcaatcatacgctattttattcaaggtctacctaaatctcatTCGTTAAGGTTTAACTTAGGTTTCTAGGTCAATTTAGacataaataattcaaactatGTATTGGGTTCAATCATAATttgagataaataatttagctCTCCATAAAGTcgcacatcatcatcaaattaagtttaaacattgaaaccaaattaagaaaataaaagaataacaaaaagataaagaaaccTAAGAATTGTAATCTTGATCTCTAAATCTTCTTGAATCCCTTGATTTCTTCTCAACTTCAATGAGACTTTTTTCAATGACTTTGTAGTTAATTCTCAGCTCTAAATTTGGTGTTTTGTGCCTccaaaagtttttcaaaatattatttttatagggCTTTGAAATTAGGCCAAATTGGGtgaaaaaaaagtcaattgTAACTAAGATTTCCTTATCAGACTACGTGAGCCACAGGTTATTTTTAGGACTGCTACAGTGCATCAACTTTGACCAAGTTTTTGACTACCTTTTTGGCtgaactaggcaaagtggataacatgaaagttgtatctttttctcttagaTTTTCAATGGTCAAATCACCTCATTTGAAATTCTATAGAGAGAATTATGGTCGAAATATCAAGATATATGCAGTAAAAGTCTGCACCtcaaaatttctctttttcttccattaaaagtcCTTCAATAAATACCTACAAaggcacaaataaatcaataataacTTATCTTAGGTACATTAACACCAATTTAAGCACCAATTTAAGCACAAATTTAACTAAGATTAAATTGACTCACTTaattaactaacttaaaataattagataaaacctaattaatttttatgcattactacaagaattaagctaaattattattaaaattaagtcCAAAAAACTCTATATCTTAAAGTTATTATataactttatattttgtgaaGGTCAAAATACCCACCAAGTCCTTATATTTAtgcattttgttcaatttagccCTTATACTCAAAATTGAAGTAATTTAGTCCTTAGATTTTGGAAATTGCTTTAATTTAGTCGATCTTTCTAACAACATCCAATTTTGTCGTTAAAGGGGATGACGTTAATGCTGATGTGGCATTGACATGGTACTACCATGATGACATGGCAATGTCATATGGCATCGATGTGATGACATGGTGATCCCACATGGCACTAATATGATGATGTGACACTGATATGATGATGTGTCGGTGCTATATGGCAATGCTGATGTGGcatatcaagaaaaaaaatttgcgTCACATcatagggactaaattgaacaaaaatctATAGCATGAGGactaaattaacaaaattgaaatgtttagggactaaattgaaaaaaatatttgaaaaatataaatctttaagtagatgatacatatacttattaataagccaAATGTTTAAGTGTGAAAGATTTATGGCgttaagaaatatataaatattttcttacttgatcaTTTGATCCCATAATAGGtatattaatttatctattttgtaaaaattaagtttgaattccctttttataaaaaaatttttaaatattttatcttggaTATATACTTATAAAAAGACAGTATCGTCATTTTACACAAACCTTAAAAGCCCTTAAAATTAAGGTTTCGTTTTTGTAATTATAAAAAGTAATAGCTACTCTTCTCTTTGGCCACCCTTTAATCTTCTTctcatttctttgtttttctcagTCTAATTCATCGATTAATTGTTACGAGATGAAGGCATTGATGACGGATTTATgtttttgatttcaatttttttcttaaattcttttaatttaaggACCAAATAGTTCTCTAATGACAGGGTTTATGTGTGTTTGAgctttattgttttttattttttcttttaaaaaaatgaaaaagggagATATGGagcaataattataaaataattctttgtTTTGACTTGCTTAATTTGGACATGACAAACTTCTTATTacacttttaaaatttgagcTACTCCAccctttcaattttttgttattttttatgtttttattttgtttaatatttcaagttatatttttgagattgaaattttttagattaaaGACTGCATTTATGGCTGATAGTGTTAaatataattgtaaatattttgtaccattttattttatatttataaattttttgtagatccaaattaataatttaaatttaaatttagcagAATTTGATTGatgtttttgaacttaaataaaatcattttataagaaattttgagtaaatttaaatttaaatcagAAACCAAAAATGTAAGTCGGTCATCATTGGTTGAATTTCATAAGAATTAATTGATGAATTAAACTTCtaatgaaaaaaacaaagaattgaGAAGAAGACTGAGGGGTGGCTAAGGAGAAGTGTAACTATTGTCTTTTTATAATTGTGAAAATGAAACCCTAATTCTAAGCATTTTTAAAGTTTGTGTAAATGACAATACTGTCtttctataaatatatatttaagataaaatattaactttttttgtaaaaagagaattcaaacttaatttttataaaatagataaattgATATACTTATTATGGAATCAAATgattaagtaagaaaatatttatatatatttcttaaaatcataaattttttacacttaaacattaggcttattaataagtatatgtatcatctatttaaagatttgtattttttaaatatttttttcaatttagtctttaAACACTtcaaatttattcaatttagttctTATATTATagatttttgttcaattttatCCATATGACATgacacaaatttttttttgaaattttttttcttaatctgCCACATCAACATTGTCATATGACGTTGACACGTCAACATGTCAATTTCACATcaatattatcatgtcatCATATTAATGCATGTGACACTATTATATCATCACATCTGTAATACCCCGCACCCTCGTTGGACACAAATAAGACCTTCTTGATCAAACGAATGATCGTTTGATGTGAATTGATGTGTTAAAGAGCGACCAAGGATGAAAGGAACGTTCAAGAATAAAATACTTCGCGCGTGCagaaacaacaattaaataataatatttttgttggagaggaattagtaagctaaaggatgattcgGAAGTAAACCGAGATGTAATGATGTGTTTCGGGACCAAAGaaggcaagtgaaaaattttaaaataaaataatattttattcaataaaataatattaaaatattaatattttatatattgtcggaattagtcatgaaaaatggaatatgactaatttaagtgggggagaagaagtaaaaaattttttttgaaggaaaacgaCGATAACTGTGTCagcgtgattttattaaatcgagctaacgagggtaagtaaatatttaaatattatggtgataccgcgttgaaATGCAATCtcgatattttaattatacacgtgtaagaaaatgaagatagaagaaaattagaatttttacacGTGTCgaaagaattaattttaaaatatgaaaatttaaggGAGGTGtatcaaataaaatgaagttgaGGAATTACAtgtaaattgcattatttggagagaataaaacaaataaataataaaataataaggaaataaaaaggaTGGGAATGATGTGGtttggatgggaatgaagaaaagtcaaagtcaTTTGGAATAATCATAAATTTGGAACCAAGTGGAGTGGGTAGCCGGCCAAGTGAGATGGAGCAAagtaatgaaaagaaaataaaaagaaaaaagtaagaaGAAATGTAAGGTGGGGGTCAGCTgaacaaaagaataaagaaagtaaagaaaagatgttgaaaagTCAAACCAAAGAATTCTAAGGTGAACGGCCAGCCACACAAAAATCAAAGGAAGAAAgacacaaaagaaaaaaaaaacaaaggaaacaaaaaagaagaatgtaGAATGATGGTGGAGCCGACCATGtgagatgaaagaaatgataaaagagaaaaaggaaaggaagttGGTTGAGAGTGggagaggaagaaagaaatgaagagaaaaagggaaagaaagaaccgtgggagaggaagagaaaagagaacgGTTTTGCTGCATTTtgaggaaggaaaaagagagcttTTTGCTGTAATTtttggaggaagaaaaaaaaagctgaaaattttgaggtaagaaagctaattttttttaggttaATTGCTGgaatttttgagatttttatggctgattttggtgttgaaaattcaaggtttttgcTACTGAAATTGTGTGAATTTGTTGCTGAAAATGCTTGGAGGTTTTTGCTGCCATTGAAGGACAACCTTGTCTGCTGAAAATTTAAGCTGTTTGCTGCCAATTTGTGCAAAAAAATTTGAGCTGTTTGCTATCAATTTGTGCAAAAAAGTTTGAGCTATTTACTGCCAATTTGTACAAAAAAATTGGAGTTGTTTGTTGGTAGTTTGTGTAAGAAAATTGGACAGCTTTGTGCTGCCAAAATTGAGAAGTTTtgttgctggaaatttgagCTGAAAATCTGCCGATTTTAGAGCAAAAAATGATAGCAAAAAGGGTGAGAAAATGAGGCTTTTGGTGACCAATTTTAAggggaaaggaagagagaaagCCACGGTGGTGAAGAGAGGAAGCCACGGTGGTGAAGGGAGTGATGgctagaaagaaaaaaaagaaaaaaagaagaaacgtGGAAGAgcgaaaa
Protein-coding sequences here:
- the LOC18612322 gene encoding 40S ribosomal protein S27-2 — encoded protein: MVLQNDIDLLNPPVELEKKKHKLKRLVQSPNSFFMDVKCQGCFNITTVFSHSQTVVVCGNCQTVLCQPTGGRARLTEGCSFRKKGD
- the LOC18612323 gene encoding zinc transporter 1; amino-acid sequence: MASAIATLMVDVFTTSHYTKSHSSKNQQIDGDEEKTGEHERHVHIHTHATHGHPQDSVSLVDHSGSFELLRHRVVSQVLELRILVHSVIATELHFLLYIDVGMESTIKVTVASQYCR